The Panacibacter microcysteis genome includes a window with the following:
- a CDS encoding low affinity iron permease family protein, whose product MVHHKKGIARVFDVFSTKVTKATGSPSAFIIACFIILTWSLTGPLFGFSDTWQLVINTGTTIITFLMVFVIQQSQNKDTVALHLKLNELIAATKGASNRLIDVEDLTAQELEVIKKFYIKLSRLAKEEADITCTHSYEEAEELHMRKADKDRS is encoded by the coding sequence ATGGTACATCATAAAAAGGGCATAGCAAGAGTATTTGATGTTTTCTCTACCAAAGTAACGAAAGCTACCGGCAGTCCAAGTGCATTTATTATTGCATGCTTTATCATTCTTACATGGAGTCTTACAGGCCCGCTGTTCGGATTTTCAGATACATGGCAACTGGTTATAAATACCGGCACAACCATCATAACATTCCTGATGGTCTTTGTAATTCAGCAATCGCAAAACAAAGACACGGTGGCTTTGCACCTTAAGCTGAATGAACTTATTGCTGCAACAAAAGGAGCAAGTAACAGGCTGATAGATGTAGAAGATCTTACGGCACAGGAACTCGAGGTAATTAAGAAGTTTTACATTAAGCTTTCCAGGCTGGCAAAAGAAGAAGCAGATATAACCTGCACACATTCTTACGAAGAAGCAGAAGAACTGCACATGCGAAAAGCTGATAAAGACCGCAGCTAG
- the dcd gene encoding dCTP deaminase codes for MILSDLRILEEMEKGTIKLVPYTRDCLGSNSYDVHLGKWLATYREHILDAKKHNEIEYFEIPEEGFVLYPHIFYLGVTMEYTETHAHVPFLEGKSSTGRLGIDIHATAGKGDVGFCGHWTLEISVKQPVKVYKGMPVGQLIYFPVDGEIEIKYNQKKNAKYSGQPDKPIESMMWKNKF; via the coding sequence ATGATTCTATCAGACCTGCGCATACTGGAAGAAATGGAAAAAGGTACCATTAAACTTGTACCTTATACCCGCGATTGTCTTGGCAGCAACAGCTACGATGTGCATTTGGGCAAATGGCTGGCTACTTACCGCGAGCATATACTGGACGCCAAAAAGCACAACGAGATAGAATATTTTGAAATACCGGAAGAGGGTTTTGTATTATACCCGCATATCTTTTACCTGGGCGTAACAATGGAATATACCGAAACACATGCACATGTGCCATTCCTGGAAGGGAAATCATCTACCGGCAGGCTGGGTATCGACATTCATGCAACGGCAGGTAAAGGAGATGTTGGTTTTTGTGGCCACTGGACACTCGAAATATCGGTAAAGCAACCCGTAAAAGTGTATAAAGGCATGCCCGTTGGCCAGCTTATTTATTTTCCTGTAGACGGTGAGATTGAAATTAAATACAACCAGAAGAAAAATGCCAAATACAGCGGACAGCCGGATAAACCGATTGAAAGTATGATGTGGAAGAATAAATTCTAG
- a CDS encoding 4'-phosphopantetheinyl transferase family protein: MSLFYQHNINEHSKLGIWKIEESEDFFLAQVPVQRTITHPHKRLQHLAGRYLLKQLVPDFPYNEIVIADTRKPYLPYEQYHFSISHCGNYAAAIVSSKERVGIDIEIPSYKINRISHKFLNETERLHFGIHDAAADGAANKLLTVLWSAKEAVFKWWGWGSVDFSNHILLQPFYAAQEGAFNALFVRQSQQFSLLLHYKMFDELCLSWVSSAGG, translated from the coding sequence TTGTCGCTCTTTTATCAACATAATATTAACGAACACTCAAAGCTGGGCATCTGGAAGATTGAAGAAAGCGAAGATTTTTTCCTGGCGCAGGTGCCTGTACAACGCACCATAACACACCCGCACAAGCGTTTGCAACACCTGGCCGGGCGTTACCTGCTAAAACAGCTCGTGCCCGATTTTCCATACAACGAAATAGTGATTGCAGATACCCGCAAACCATACCTGCCTTACGAGCAATACCATTTTTCTATTTCTCATTGTGGTAATTACGCTGCGGCTATTGTAAGCAGCAAAGAACGGGTGGGTATAGATATTGAAATACCTTCTTACAAGATCAACAGGATAAGCCATAAGTTTTTGAATGAAACGGAGCGTTTACATTTTGGTATACATGATGCAGCGGCGGATGGTGCAGCGAATAAACTGCTAACCGTATTATGGAGTGCAAAAGAAGCTGTATTTAAGTGGTGGGGCTGGGGCAGCGTGGATTTCAGTAACCACATACTGCTACAGCCGTTTTATGCTGCACAGGAAGGTGCATTCAATGCTTTGTTTGTAAGACAGTCACAACAATTCAGCCTGTTGCTGCACTATAAAATGTT